From the genome of Candidatus Methylomirabilota bacterium, one region includes:
- the mraY gene encoding phospho-N-acetylmuramoyl-pentapeptide-transferase, with protein sequence MLYHLLVPLAKDHIVFNVFRYLTFRSFMALITAVVISLLVGPWLIQRLRAMQHGGETIREDTPERHREKKGTPTMGGILILTAILATTLLWANLWNRYVLVAMLTTLGFGLIGVWDDVTKLRTRKGLSMRVKFGAQLLLTGALLQIVFWQPPAQWLPVLAIPFFKGWLLDLGLLWIPFAALVVVGASNAVNLTDGLDGLAIGPVIMAGGAFGVIAYLTGNFRAADYLKILNVKGAGELTVFCGALIGAAVGFLWFNCHPAEVFMGDAGSLALGAAIGMLAVLTKAELLLPLIGGLYVVEAISVIVQVASFKLTGRRVFRMAPLHHHYELSGWAEPKIVVRFWIVSFALALLALTTLKLR encoded by the coding sequence ATGCTTTACCACCTCCTCGTGCCGCTCGCGAAGGACCACATCGTCTTCAACGTCTTCCGCTACCTGACGTTCCGGTCCTTCATGGCGCTGATCACGGCGGTCGTCATCTCGCTCCTGGTCGGCCCGTGGCTGATCCAGCGGCTGCGCGCGATGCAGCACGGCGGCGAGACGATCCGCGAGGACACGCCGGAGCGGCACCGAGAGAAGAAGGGCACGCCCACGATGGGCGGGATCCTCATCCTCACGGCGATCCTCGCGACCACGCTGCTCTGGGCGAACCTCTGGAACCGCTACGTCCTGGTCGCGATGCTGACGACGCTCGGCTTCGGCCTCATCGGCGTGTGGGACGACGTGACGAAGCTCCGCACGCGCAAGGGCCTCTCGATGCGCGTGAAGTTCGGCGCGCAACTCCTCCTGACCGGCGCGCTCCTGCAGATCGTCTTCTGGCAGCCGCCCGCGCAATGGCTCCCGGTGCTGGCGATCCCGTTCTTCAAGGGCTGGCTCCTCGACCTCGGCCTGCTGTGGATCCCGTTCGCGGCGCTGGTGGTCGTGGGCGCCTCGAACGCGGTGAACCTGACGGACGGCCTCGACGGCCTGGCGATCGGCCCGGTCATCATGGCCGGCGGCGCCTTCGGCGTCATCGCGTACCTGACCGGCAACTTCCGGGCGGCGGACTACCTCAAGATCCTGAACGTCAAGGGCGCGGGCGAGCTCACGGTCTTCTGCGGCGCGCTCATCGGCGCGGCGGTCGGCTTCCTCTGGTTCAACTGCCATCCGGCCGAGGTCTTCATGGGGGACGCGGGCTCGCTCGCGCTGGGCGCCGCGATCGGGATGCTCGCCGTGCTCACGAAGGCGGAGCTGCTCCTGCCGCTGATCGGCGGGCTCTACGTGGTCGAGGCGATCTCGGTGATCGTCCAGGTCGCGAGCTTCAAGCTCACCGGGCGCCGCGTCTTCCGCATGGCGCCGCTCCACCACCACTACGAGCTCAGCGGATGGGCGGAGCCGAAGATCGTCGTGCGCTTCTGGATCGTGTCCTTCGCGCTGGCCCTCCTGGCCCTCACGACTTTGAAGCTGAGGTGA
- a CDS encoding UDP-N-acetylmuramoyl-L-alanyl-D-glutamate--2,6-diaminopimelate ligase, which produces MPLSELLAALPDRRVVGEPPRSVSSLTDDSRRVAPGACFVAVPGLKQDARRFIPEAVRRGATLVVTEGEPVPDLPVAQVLVPAARVSLARLADAWHGHPSRALTLVGITGTNGKTTTSYLVEALLRARGLATGVLGTIQYVLGEERRPAGQTTPDALELQGMLALMRERGVRGVAMEVSSHALALSRVDGLAFDVVVFTNLTQDHLDFHGTLDAYRLAKRRLFELLAASPKRSRSAVVNGDDPSGAAMVRGLDLPVLTFGLGPGAHVRAVAHASSLAGIRMTVQAPCGRLALTSPLIGEHNVMNLLGAVATGLALGLELPAIGSALSEVGTVPGRFEQVRAGQPFLVVVDYAHTPDALERVLTTARKLTGGRLGVVFGCGGDRDRGKRPIMGEIAARLTDRVWVTSDNPRSEAPEAIVEEVVAGVLRVPAAARRYTAEPDRRLAIRAALDWAKSGDTVVIAGKGHETYQIVGSEVLPFDDREVARTILSERRSRS; this is translated from the coding sequence ATGCCGCTGAGCGAGCTCCTGGCCGCGCTGCCCGACCGGCGCGTGGTGGGTGAGCCGCCCCGGTCGGTGTCGTCGCTCACCGACGACTCGCGCCGCGTGGCGCCGGGCGCCTGCTTCGTCGCCGTTCCCGGGCTCAAGCAGGACGCGCGCCGCTTCATCCCGGAGGCGGTGCGTCGCGGCGCGACGCTCGTCGTCACCGAGGGGGAGCCGGTCCCCGACCTGCCCGTCGCGCAGGTGCTCGTGCCCGCCGCGCGCGTGTCGCTCGCGCGCTTGGCCGACGCCTGGCACGGCCACCCGTCGCGCGCGCTCACGCTCGTCGGGATCACCGGGACGAACGGCAAGACGACGACCTCGTACCTCGTCGAGGCCCTGCTCCGCGCCCGCGGGCTCGCGACCGGCGTGCTCGGCACGATCCAGTACGTGCTCGGCGAGGAGCGGCGGCCCGCGGGCCAGACGACGCCCGACGCCCTCGAGCTCCAGGGGATGCTCGCGCTCATGCGCGAGCGCGGCGTCCGCGGCGTCGCCATGGAAGTCTCCTCGCACGCGCTCGCGCTCTCGCGCGTGGACGGCCTCGCCTTCGACGTCGTCGTGTTCACGAACCTCACGCAGGACCACCTCGACTTCCACGGCACGCTCGACGCCTACCGGCTCGCGAAGCGCCGGCTCTTCGAGCTCCTCGCGGCGTCCCCAAAGCGCTCGCGGAGCGCCGTGGTGAACGGCGACGACCCCTCGGGCGCAGCGATGGTCCGCGGCCTCGACCTGCCGGTGCTCACCTTCGGGCTCGGGCCGGGGGCCCACGTCCGCGCCGTGGCGCACGCGTCGTCGCTCGCCGGCATCCGGATGACCGTCCAGGCGCCGTGCGGACGGCTCGCGCTCACGTCGCCGCTGATCGGCGAGCACAACGTCATGAACCTCCTGGGCGCCGTCGCGACCGGCCTGGCGCTCGGGCTCGAGCTCCCCGCGATCGGAAGCGCCCTGTCCGAGGTGGGCACGGTCCCGGGGCGGTTCGAGCAGGTGCGGGCGGGGCAGCCGTTCCTCGTCGTCGTGGACTACGCCCACACGCCGGACGCCCTCGAGCGCGTCCTGACGACGGCGCGCAAGCTCACGGGCGGCCGGCTCGGCGTCGTCTTCGGTTGCGGCGGCGACCGCGACCGCGGCAAGCGGCCGATCATGGGCGAGATCGCCGCCCGGCTCACGGACCGCGTGTGGGTGACCTCCGACAACCCGCGCTCGGAGGCGCCCGAGGCGATCGTCGAGGAGGTCGTCGCCGGCGTCTTGCGGGTCCCCGCCGCGGCGCGCCGCTACACGGCCGAGCCCGACCGGCGGCTCGCGATCCGGGCCGCCCTGGACTGGGCGAAAAGTGGTGATACCGTGGTGATTGCGGGCAAAGGGCACGAGACGTACCAGATCGTCGGCTCGGAAGTGCTCCCGTTCGACGACCGGGAAGTCGCCCGGACGATCCTGTCGGAGCGCCGGTCGAGGTCATAG
- a CDS encoding FtsW/RodA/SpoVE family cell cycle protein gives MPRKLAPDGWLFGAAIVLLSIGVVMVYSASAIVAADRFNDPYFFLKKQLFWALLGAGCLWLMLRLDYRRLEGWVLPQHQP, from the coding sequence ATGCCCAGAAAGCTCGCGCCCGACGGGTGGCTCTTCGGCGCGGCGATCGTGCTGCTCTCGATCGGCGTGGTGATGGTCTACTCCGCGAGCGCGATCGTCGCGGCCGACCGCTTCAACGACCCGTACTTCTTTCTGAAGAAGCAGCTCTTCTGGGCGCTCCTCGGCGCCGGCTGCCTCTGGCTGATGCTGCGGCTCGACTACCGGCGGCTCGAGGGCTGGGTGTTGCCGCAGCATCAGCCA
- the murD gene encoding UDP-N-acetylmuramoyl-L-alanine--D-glutamate ligase, translating to MLDAVHTVTRGRAYLDSLAGRRATVVGLARSGVAAARLLRAAGADVIGADAKPLEALGREAAELRGIGVRLLTGGVPADACASAHVVVVSPGVPVDHPALAAARARGVPVIGELELGWRAMEAETFAITGTNGKTTTTALTGALLMEQPRPVLVAGNIGTPLAAHALAFPADGLAVCEVSSFQLETTAAFHPRVAAVLNVTPDHLDRHGTFAAYADAKARIFANQTPADCAVLNADDEPTRALAPRTRAHVVWFSRVRALEHGVFVRDGWIAARLNDHVEEICPVAEVVLRGAHNVENVLAATACALWAGIAPGTLRRGIGKFRGVAHRIEPVRDVHGVHYYNDSKGTNVASTLKALESFIEPIVLIAGGKGKGQDFAPLAAAARGRVRHAIVIGEDGPKLAAALGAAAIPVTASPSLEAAVDAARRLAAPGDVVLLSPACASFDQFENFEHRGEVFKKLVERLD from the coding sequence ATGCTCGACGCGGTCCACACGGTGACGCGGGGACGGGCGTACCTCGACTCGCTCGCGGGCCGCCGCGCGACCGTCGTGGGGCTCGCGCGGAGCGGCGTCGCGGCCGCGCGGCTCCTGCGCGCGGCCGGCGCCGACGTGATCGGCGCCGACGCGAAGCCCCTCGAGGCGCTCGGTCGAGAGGCGGCGGAGCTCAGGGGGATCGGCGTGCGGCTCCTCACGGGCGGCGTGCCCGCCGACGCCTGCGCCAGCGCGCACGTCGTGGTCGTGAGCCCGGGCGTGCCGGTCGACCACCCGGCGCTCGCGGCGGCACGGGCGCGCGGCGTGCCGGTGATCGGCGAGCTCGAGCTCGGCTGGCGCGCGATGGAGGCGGAGACGTTCGCGATCACGGGCACGAACGGTAAGACGACGACGACCGCGCTCACCGGCGCGCTCCTCATGGAGCAGCCGCGCCCCGTGCTCGTGGCGGGCAACATCGGCACGCCGCTCGCCGCGCACGCGCTCGCGTTCCCGGCCGACGGCCTCGCCGTGTGCGAGGTCTCGAGCTTCCAGCTCGAGACGACCGCCGCCTTCCACCCGCGCGTCGCGGCGGTGCTCAACGTGACGCCCGACCACCTCGACCGGCACGGCACGTTCGCCGCCTACGCGGACGCCAAGGCCCGGATCTTCGCCAACCAGACGCCGGCCGACTGCGCCGTGCTCAACGCCGACGACGAGCCGACGCGCGCGCTCGCGCCCCGGACGCGGGCCCACGTCGTCTGGTTCAGCCGGGTGCGTGCCCTCGAGCACGGCGTCTTCGTGCGCGACGGCTGGATCGCGGCGCGGCTCAACGACCACGTCGAGGAGATCTGCCCGGTCGCCGAGGTCGTCCTGCGCGGCGCCCACAACGTCGAGAACGTGCTGGCCGCCACGGCGTGCGCGCTCTGGGCGGGGATCGCGCCCGGCACGCTCCGGCGCGGCATCGGCAAGTTCCGCGGCGTCGCGCACCGGATCGAGCCGGTGCGCGACGTCCACGGCGTCCATTATTACAACGACTCGAAGGGCACCAACGTCGCCTCGACGCTCAAGGCCCTCGAGAGCTTCATCGAGCCGATCGTGCTGATCGCGGGCGGCAAGGGGAAGGGCCAGGACTTCGCGCCGCTCGCCGCCGCCGCGCGCGGGCGCGTCCGGCACGCGATCGTCATCGGCGAGGACGGGCCGAAGCTCGCCGCCGCCCTCGGCGCCGCGGCGATCCCGGTGACGGCGAGCCCGTCGCTGGAGGCGGCGGTGGACGCGGCGCGGCGCCTCGCGGCGCCGGGCGACGTCGTCCTCCTCTCGCCCGCTTGCGCCTCGTTCGACCAGTTCGAGAACTTCGAGCACCGCGGAGAGGTGTTCAAGAAGCTGGTGGAGCGCCTCGACTGA
- a CDS encoding penicillin-binding transpeptidase domain-containing protein, with product MTSPDLRTRVLILAALLAVAFGGLTGRLAWLQVVKRAELAQLAERQYSRTVVLHAQRGPIVDRHGTPLASSTPTESLFVQPRAVGDPVRVAARVSPVIGVPPAEVRQALTSPRPFVWLRRKLPPAVAAEVRALREPGLGFLPEPLRLYPSRELAAHVLGFEGVEGGLEGVERALDAELAGTPGKAVVGRDALGREVTAQHVLRPPKPGHGVMLTIDRTIQYIAEREIDAAYRRTGAKAAMAVVLEPRTGDVLAMAIRPTFNPNTFLEAPSKDAWRNRAITDPFEPGSTFKVILAAAALEEGVVRPDERIYAENGSITLAGTTIHDWKKYGWLTFSEVLQNSSNVGSIKVGLALGRERYYRYMSAFGFGAPTGVGLPGESRGQLRDPKRWSLLSLPTMSLGQEVSVTALQMVAAFGAIANGGTLMQPRLVRATFDADGREARRFEPRAVRQVVSPETARALTRILVRVVEAGTGHNAAIAGYEVAGKTGTAQKLDPATRRYSRAPGVLSFVGFAPADEPRVVMLVMLDEPRTAQWGSEAAAPIFAAIGRDVLRHLEVPPRDVQPLQIVTGPGEGRGEATLTAPVTLVGAVPPADPGARRVMPDLTGRALRSALAALAPLRLELEIEGQGRVVQQTPRPGQPVAPGATARLTLTAEGRR from the coding sequence GTGACCTCACCCGACCTCCGGACGCGGGTCCTGATCCTCGCGGCGCTGCTCGCCGTCGCGTTCGGAGGCCTCACGGGCCGCCTCGCCTGGCTGCAGGTCGTCAAACGCGCCGAGCTCGCCCAGCTCGCCGAGCGCCAGTACTCGCGCACCGTCGTCCTCCACGCCCAGCGCGGCCCGATCGTGGACCGCCACGGCACCCCGCTCGCGAGCTCGACGCCGACGGAGTCGCTCTTCGTTCAGCCGCGCGCGGTGGGGGACCCGGTGCGCGTCGCGGCGCGCGTGTCGCCGGTCATCGGCGTGCCGCCGGCCGAGGTGCGCCAGGCGCTGACGAGCCCGCGCCCCTTCGTGTGGCTCCGGCGCAAGCTCCCGCCCGCGGTCGCCGCCGAGGTGCGCGCGCTCCGCGAGCCGGGGCTCGGCTTCCTGCCCGAGCCGCTGCGCCTCTACCCGAGCCGCGAGCTCGCCGCCCACGTCCTCGGCTTCGAGGGCGTCGAGGGCGGCCTCGAGGGCGTCGAGCGCGCCCTTGACGCGGAGCTCGCCGGCACGCCGGGCAAGGCCGTCGTCGGCCGCGACGCGCTCGGCCGCGAGGTGACGGCGCAGCATGTGCTCCGGCCGCCCAAGCCGGGCCACGGGGTCATGCTGACGATCGACCGCACGATCCAGTACATCGCCGAGCGCGAGATCGACGCCGCGTACCGGCGCACCGGCGCCAAGGCGGCGATGGCGGTCGTGCTCGAGCCACGCACGGGCGACGTGCTCGCGATGGCGATCCGGCCCACGTTCAACCCGAACACCTTCCTCGAGGCGCCGTCGAAGGACGCGTGGCGCAACCGCGCGATCACCGACCCGTTCGAGCCGGGCTCGACCTTCAAGGTGATCCTCGCCGCCGCCGCGCTGGAGGAGGGCGTGGTCCGGCCCGACGAGCGGATCTACGCCGAGAACGGGTCGATCACGCTCGCGGGCACGACGATCCACGACTGGAAGAAGTACGGCTGGCTCACGTTCAGCGAGGTGCTGCAGAACTCGTCGAACGTCGGGTCCATCAAGGTGGGCCTGGCGCTGGGCCGCGAGCGCTACTACCGCTACATGAGCGCCTTCGGCTTCGGCGCGCCGACGGGCGTCGGGCTCCCCGGCGAGAGCCGGGGCCAGCTGCGGGACCCGAAGCGCTGGTCGCTCCTCTCGCTCCCGACCATGTCGCTCGGCCAGGAGGTCTCCGTGACCGCGCTGCAGATGGTCGCGGCGTTCGGCGCGATCGCCAACGGCGGCACGCTCATGCAGCCTCGCCTCGTGCGCGCGACCTTCGACGCCGACGGGCGCGAGGCCCGGCGCTTCGAGCCGCGCGCGGTGCGCCAGGTCGTCTCGCCCGAGACCGCGCGCGCGCTGACGCGGATCCTCGTGCGGGTCGTCGAGGCGGGCACCGGCCACAACGCGGCGATCGCCGGGTACGAGGTCGCCGGGAAGACCGGCACCGCGCAGAAGCTCGACCCGGCGACGCGGCGCTACTCGCGGGCGCCGGGCGTCCTCTCGTTCGTCGGCTTCGCCCCGGCGGACGAGCCGCGCGTCGTGATGCTCGTCATGCTCGACGAGCCGAGGACGGCGCAGTGGGGCAGCGAGGCCGCGGCGCCGATCTTCGCCGCGATCGGACGGGACGTCCTGCGCCACCTCGAGGTACCGCCGCGCGACGTCCAGCCGCTCCAGATCGTGACGGGCCCCGGCGAGGGCCGGGGCGAGGCCACGCTGACGGCGCCGGTGACGCTCGTGGGCGCGGTGCCGCCCGCGGACCCGGGCGCGCGGCGCGTGATGCCCGACCTCACGGGCCGGGCGCTCCGGAGCGCGCTCGCCGCGCTCGCGCCGCTCCGGCTCGAGCTCGAGATCGAGGGCCAGGGACGCGTGGTCCAGCAGACGCCGCGGCCGGGCCAGCCTGTCGCGCCCGGCGCGACCGCGCGGCTCACGCTGACGGCCGAGGGAAGGCGTTGA
- the murF gene encoding UDP-N-acetylmuramoyl-tripeptide--D-alanyl-D-alanine ligase codes for MPPFTVQDIVRATQGALVTGDLAVPVSGVSIDSRTLGVGEAYVAIRGHRLDGHSFLADAASRGASCLVVHSLHDDTPASVPLVLVEDTTRSLGLLAAYHRARFSLPVVAVTGSNGKTTAKELVAAVLGTRWNVLKPAGSLNNQWGLPLTLLRLGPEHEVLVLELGTNRPGEIAYLAGLARPTIGAVTNVAAVHTEFLGSLDGVREEKAALVRAVPPEGWVALNADDPRVAGMARDVKGRVITYGRAATAQVRAEGDVVEDARGVTFALEVAGARRPVTLGLAGRHNVTNALAAAAIGTTLGFTLDEVAHGLANARPVAGRCVWRAAGDVAILDDTYNANPVSLRAALETVGARRAGAGGRLVVVLGDMLELGAITEEAHREAGRAVVAAGANELVGVGRHALFAVEAARAAGLADTHHATTFEDTVAHLLKRLAPGDLVLVKGSRGMRLERVVDALVARLARE; via the coding sequence ATGCCACCATTCACCGTCCAGGACATCGTGCGCGCGACCCAGGGAGCGCTGGTGACGGGCGACCTCGCGGTCCCCGTGTCGGGCGTCTCGATCGACTCGCGCACGCTGGGGGTGGGCGAGGCCTACGTCGCGATCCGCGGTCACCGGCTCGACGGCCACTCGTTCCTCGCCGACGCCGCGTCGCGCGGCGCCTCCTGCCTCGTCGTCCATTCGCTCCACGACGACACGCCCGCGAGCGTGCCGCTCGTCCTCGTCGAGGACACGACGCGCTCGCTCGGCCTGCTCGCCGCCTATCACCGCGCGCGGTTCTCGCTGCCCGTCGTCGCCGTCACCGGCTCCAACGGCAAGACGACGGCCAAGGAGCTCGTCGCGGCCGTCCTGGGCACGCGCTGGAACGTGCTCAAGCCGGCGGGGAGCCTGAACAACCAGTGGGGCCTGCCACTCACGCTGCTCCGGCTCGGCCCCGAGCACGAGGTGCTCGTCCTGGAGCTCGGCACCAACCGGCCCGGCGAGATCGCGTACCTGGCCGGGCTCGCGCGGCCGACGATCGGCGCGGTGACGAACGTCGCGGCGGTGCACACGGAGTTTCTCGGCTCGCTCGACGGCGTCCGCGAGGAGAAGGCCGCCCTCGTCCGCGCGGTCCCTCCCGAGGGCTGGGTCGCGCTGAACGCCGACGACCCGCGCGTCGCCGGCATGGCGCGCGACGTGAAAGGGCGCGTGATCACGTACGGGCGGGCGGCGACCGCCCAGGTGCGCGCGGAGGGCGACGTCGTCGAGGACGCGCGCGGCGTCACGTTCGCGCTCGAGGTGGCCGGCGCGCGCCGGCCCGTGACGCTCGGGCTCGCGGGGCGCCACAACGTCACGAACGCGCTCGCCGCCGCGGCGATCGGCACGACCCTCGGGTTCACGCTCGATGAGGTCGCGCATGGCCTCGCGAACGCGCGGCCCGTCGCCGGCCGGTGCGTCTGGCGCGCCGCGGGCGACGTCGCGATCCTGGACGACACGTACAACGCGAACCCGGTCTCGCTCCGCGCCGCGCTCGAGACCGTCGGTGCGCGCCGGGCCGGTGCCGGCGGCCGCCTCGTCGTCGTCCTCGGCGACATGCTCGAGCTCGGCGCGATCACGGAGGAGGCTCACCGCGAGGCGGGGCGCGCCGTCGTCGCCGCCGGCGCCAACGAGCTCGTCGGCGTCGGCCGCCACGCGCTCTTCGCCGTCGAGGCGGCGCGTGCGGCGGGGCTCGCGGACACACACCACGCCACGACGTTCGAAGACACCGTCGCGCACCTCCTGAAGCGCCTGGCGCCCGGCGACCTCGTGCTGGTCAAGGGCTCGCGGGGGATGCGCCTGGAGCGGGTCGTGGACGCGCTCGTCGCGCGCCTGGCCCGGGAATGA